TCACCCCGGCACATGTACCAGCCCGGGCTGCTCTACGTGGCGTTTGGGCAGATGATGCCCAACGAGCTTTACCGCGACGAAGCGTCATTACTCGAGCAGACTGTCGAATTTCATGTCGATCCGGTGGAGAGATTTGAGCTGGATAAGAACCAGCTGTTGACGCGTTCGGGCAAAATATATGACTATGATGTGCTTATCATAGCGACGGGGTGTCGTATCGTCCCAGAGGAAATTCCCGGTTTAAATGAAGGAGCCGAACATTTTTATACAGAGGAAGGGGCAGTTCGCCTGTACCGCCGTTTGATGGAATTTCGTGGTGGTACGGTTGCGATTGTCGTTTCTTTGCCGCACAAATGCCCGGTCGCGCCTGTGGAAGCCGTATTTATGCTGCATGATTTCTTTAAGGCGCGGGGAATACGCGACAAAGTAAAACTGCGCTACCATTATCCCATTAACCAGGTGCACGGGACCCGCAACGTCGCCGTGTGGGCGAAGCCGGAGTTCGATAAATGTGGCATCGAGTATGAGACGTTGTTTAACGTTAAAGAGATCGATCCGGTCGAAAAGATTGTGTATAGTGAAGAAGGGACTCAATGTAAATATGATTTGCTAATCGCAATTCCGCCCCATCGAGGGATGGAGGAAATCGAAAATAATAAGCTTGGCCAAGCGGGCTGGATTCCCACCGATCGCCATAAGCTGACGATGGCAGGGCATGAGAACGTTTATGTGATTGGCGATGCGACCAATTTGCCGGTCAGCAAAACCGGCTCGGCTGCGCATTTTCAGGCGGAGATTGTTGCAGAAAACGTCTCATCTCTGGTCAAGACTGGCTTGCCGGTCCGGGAGTACGACGGAAAGGTGTATTGTTTCATCGAAGCGGGACTAGATCGGGCGACGTACAACGCGTTCGATTACGTAAATTTGCCGGACTTGAAACCGCCATCGAAGTGGATACACTGGTTTAAGAAGGCGTACAACCAGATGTATTGGACAACGGTCCGTGGCTTGCTCTGAGGGAGGTATGATGAACACGCAG
The sequence above is drawn from the Burkholderiales bacterium genome and encodes:
- a CDS encoding NAD(P)/FAD-dependent oxidoreductase — its product is MKIVIVGGGTGGTVAANHLARHLAEEIRQHKAKIVLLSASPRHMYQPGLLYVAFGQMMPNELYRDEASLLEQTVEFHVDPVERFELDKNQLLTRSGKIYDYDVLIIATGCRIVPEEIPGLNEGAEHFYTEEGAVRLYRRLMEFRGGTVAIVVSLPHKCPVAPVEAVFMLHDFFKARGIRDKVKLRYHYPINQVHGTRNVAVWAKPEFDKCGIEYETLFNVKEIDPVEKIVYSEEGTQCKYDLLIAIPPHRGMEEIENNKLGQAGWIPTDRHKLTMAGHENVYVIGDATNLPVSKTGSAAHFQAEIVAENVSSLVKTGLPVREYDGKVYCFIEAGLDRATYNAFDYVNLPDLKPPSKWIHWFKKAYNQMYWTTVRGLL